The sequence TTACATGGAGCAGGCCGACCTTCAAATTTGATGGGAGGCAAATAATATCCGAGCTCTGCAACTCTCGATGACGTCTCTGCACTTCAATCCAATCATCGGTTGTGGACCTCCGGTACGCCTCGTGCTCTTCCTTGACAGCCTACTTCATTACtgtttttcttcaattttgttCTACATGGTAATGATCAATTTTATAAAATTTCAGGACCCAGTTATGTACAATCTTGATCACAATTTGTGATAGAATAAACCCACAAAATTTGAGGACCCAGTGTAATATAGTTTTTTATACAATTACTGCTAAACCAAACCCACAAAAACTTAAGCATGGTCCCCGAGCAGCACAGTTAGAAATCCATGAAAAACATTCAAGGGTTTTACAAGTAAATAAGACTGCACACCTTTATGATCAGAGTATTTTTTGTTGAGGGCAGGGAAAAGTTTTATGGGTAAAAACATCTCTTCCTACAAGTGTAGATGGTATAAATAAACTATATATGTAATATGTGCCGATTCTAATGGAAAACAAAGCATTGAGCTAACTCTAATAACCTAGTAGATGTTTTATACGAGAATTTGggcttaattttaaataaaaataaataaataaggttAATTGGGGAGGTTTTACTAAAAATTTGCCAATTAGCTCAAAAAAATAGCCCATAAAAGATACCGTGGTTGAGGGTTTTATGATAAACTGACCTCTGTAAGCAGTTGAGGTCATTGTTTTTTTAGAGAAATGCAAATGTAAGAGGGATTCAACTGTTTCTTTAAATAAATTTGTTAGTTGGAGAACTTCATGAAAAATTTGCCAATCGGAAAAAAAACACAGGCTATAAAAGATAGGCTGGTTAAGGGTTTTCATGAGAGCTCTGTAGGCTGTTGAGGTTACTGCTTCAATGTTTTATCACAGAAATGTAAATTTAAGAGGTATTCAACCTGCAAATTGCAACCTATTCTCAGCCAGAATCTTCCCCATCCTAAAGCTGCAATCATTATTTGTGGGTACAATTACTAGTGATCACTAATTCGCATAACTGCGTTTGGGCTGAAGCTGATGCCAATAGATAGTTCATTTATGGCTGTTGTGTGGTGAAAAGGTATGTAATATACAAGTGAAATATCAAATATGTCAAGTATTAGATATTAAGAGAACTATATAAAAATAGATTAAGTGGAAATGAGAAAGCTAGTGAACTGTGAGTATGGTTAACAGGTGATAGGTTATATATACAAAACCATTATTGATAGATAATATCATTAATTAGGTATTAACAGTGGTCCACAACGAATGTAATCTGATTTTGAGTTGGTGAGACTCAGGCTCAAATACCAACCAACCTTATCAGAATGGCTTAAATAAAAGCTAATCTGCAAAGAATGTCTTCTGCAGGAGATTATTGGAGGCCAGACAATATGGGTGACGTGTAGATTACATCTAATTGCAGAAGGAATCATTTATTCCCTGCAATAGTCTCACCCCATATATCTGGCAATGGATAACGGAATCTAGGAACCAGCGTCTTAGAATAAACAGGGTATGGTTAAAAGAAATTGTATTATGACATCTGAAGACTTAGAAGGGTGCTGCTCAAATGGATGATAACagaaagaaaataagaaagaaaGATGGATTTGTAAAAACTAAAAAGGTATATAGGATAGCGAAGAACAAAATTATATCCACTTAGAGATTACTAGCTTCTGGAAACTCTGGAATGTGAACTTTCCATCATTTATGTAATTGACCTGTTACTAATTTTTATATTGCATTTTGAAATGAAGTGAAATAATAGTGATGTGCAAGAGTAACAAAAGGAGGTTCATTGGACTAGAAAGTGCAGCCAATAAAGAGGGCCGAAACCTTTTGAAATGTAAGGTAAAGAGTCTTTACCTTTGAAGTGAAATGATAGTAATGTGCATGAGTAACAAAAGGAGGTTCATAGGAGTAGAAAGTGCAGCCAATAAAGAGGGCAGAAACCTATTGAAATGTGAAGGTGAAGAGTCTTTACCTTTCCAGGTGGCTGTTTGTATATTATTGTTTGTTAAAATGTCTGGGGATCATTTGTTCATGTACTTTAAGTTTTAACCTCAGCATGAATAATTTTATTGCAACTTACACCTTCTATCATGTGAAATCTTAGAAATGGGTTAATTTTGTTTTTGTATCATGATGCATGCTATGCAATGGtagattgacaaaaaaaaattcttcccgCCTTTTCATCTACAAATCTACATCATTGACACGCAAAATAACAATGAAATTTTAGCAATTTTTCCATGATCACTGGCCTGCCTGATAGAACCATATTTGCTGAAATTGAAATTCAAAAGTGGCTGGGGTCACACGTTAATGGAGACAGGAATAGCAATAAATTACCAAAACAACTTTAGTTGGGCCTGCAGTAATTTCCCCCCTTCTTTAGAAAAGATAACATACTTTTACCAGTAGTTCAGTTTCTAGCATGCAATGGATAAAGACATGCTAGAATAGTAATTTGTAAAATAGAACTGTTCTTGGTACAAGATATGAAAATTAGGATGAATAAAAGGATTTTCTGCCCCTAGCAATTACCAAGGCTCCTTTTGTCACATTCcaggtatttgatttaaaattgACTCCACATCCAATTGCCCAGCTGAAGTTAAGTTTCTTTTGAGTTGAGGGACATATTTGACATCCCGTAGCAGCTAACTAGTTCCATTCTTGAGTTTCAATAGAACATCTCCTTCGACAAAAATATCGCAAGGTTCATTATCACCAAGACAAATCTTACCAAAATTACCGCTTTGATAGTTTTTGAAATACTTCCCTCTTGATTTTGATCTCTTGTTGAATTTGATCTTCTTCTATTGTTATTCCTTCCTTTTTCTTGGGATCTCCCCCTATTGTTGAATGACAAAGCTTCTCTAGATGAGGAACCTTGATGTTTTCTTCTCATGTCTTCACTGAGAAGAATCAGAGCAACATCATCAAACTTCAATATTGCTTCTTTTCTATCCGATTCTTTATTTTTGCATACTGAGTTACTAATTGTCAACAGAAATTATTTTTGTTCAAGGTATTAAATTTATTCAATCGGTTTGAAAAATTACTATATTCTTTCATCTTCAAATTAAACAATTTCTTCATTAAGAAAACTTTGTTAGATGCAGAAGCCCTCTCATTCATGTCAGACAATTGATCTCATAATTTTTTTCCTGTCTTCTCCATTGCAACATTAAACAAAACATTGCTGGACAGCCTTCTGTCCAAAACATCCCAATCCTCATCAGACATTTTTTCAGGTTTCTTCGATTTtccctctaatgcaattgagagaTCTCTTTGAATTAGGAGAGCTCGTAATTTTAGCTTCCAAATCCCAAAATTTTGGCCCGAAAGTTTTTCAATTCTCCACTTATCTGCTTCCTCCATCTTTGCTCAAAAAACctccatggctctgataccaactgttgggTACAAGCAGCAGAATAAAGATTTAAATAACACCAAACAACAATTAGCAAAACAGACACTTAGAAAATAAACACAACACAGCGAATTGTGTGGTTCACCATTAAAGACTACATCCATGGGAAAAGCAGAGTAATTCAATTGCAGAATACATGAGTTCTTCACCTGATACAATGTTCCATCTTCAAATATATAGACGAAGTCTTCAACAGACAAAGAGACAAAGAGCAGGGAAGATGAAAAGTTATTCTATGTATGGTTGGATTTCACAACCAACAATACCGTCATCTTTTGAGAAATGGGAAGATTAGGAATTCATAAGTATCTTGCTTAGGTAATGAATTAACAGACTTGTTCCACAGCGTTATGGCCTTCTTTTATTTTTGCACAGTTTCTTTATtacctttttttttatatattaacaaTTTTGCAGTCTTAGCATATTGCACAATTTTCTAACAACGGCTCCTGCAGGCTAGATGGCAACACGGATTCAGATCTTACTCAAAAAATTGCCATTTTGATTTGATGCAAGTTGTCGCACACAAAACATATTGTACCATAAATTCTTCAGTAGGGCTATACCGTGTGAATGGAAGCTATAAAAGAGATATGAGACGGAGCAGAATACTTGCATATGCTAGTGGAAATAAACATATAGAGGATTTAACTGGTGGAAAGGGAGAAAACTCAAATGAATCCAGACAAAATGTTGACATTGTGGTTGGCACATCCGATAACTTTAGTTCTTCTACTCCAGTGATGGCTTCTGATCAAAAGTCAGAACCTCAAGCATCAGCTAGGAATCTGTTGGCCACGGATGTAAATGAAAGTGACAGTGCCTCTTCTCAAGTTGCAACTCAGAGGATTGAATCTTATAGTGAGTCAATATCAAGTCCAATGATTGCTCCAAACTCATCATCAGTCCCTTCCGATGTTTCTCGGATGGATAATCCATCAATTAAAAGCCAACAAAGATCTTTTACTTCTGGAAAACTCTCTCTTTCAGCACAGGAAAAGCTAAGAACTGCTCGCACCCTTTCAGGATTTGCAGAATCAAATAAGCCTGTAATGCCACAGCCAGGTAAAAATTTATTAGATGCCTTAAGGGAGAGTGATAAGCAAGGGAAGACTACTAAATTTGGGCAACCTGTCGTACCCTCGAATCTGTTTGATGATAAGAAACGAGGCTCACCTGCTGAATGGGGAAAGTTTGTGTTTACTGTGGCACCTGGTCAGCTTTTTCTTTTACTATCATTTTTGTTAATCAGTAGCATCATGTTTGGAACAACATATTTAGTTTGGAAACTTGGAGCTATACATTATAACGAGTACTGAATGGCTGTGTTTTCCAAGGCCAGTTTACACCTTCCACCTTTTAGGTACTCGTGACTAATACCCGTGCATTTGTAAAGCAATATTTGGGATAGTTTTTCACCTTGAAGAATGCAATAAATCAGTGTTTGATTTACCTTAGCTAAAGAATTTATATATTCtggaatttatttcaatttgttatTGACACTGGGCTAGAAAATTAATGTTTTCTTTAATTCCTTATTATCATGTACGAGATTGGTAGTGCCAACTAATATCTGCCTTCCATGAGTAGAAATTTGTTAGGTTTTGCTCCTTAAACGTAAGTTTTCCAAAAAtgggaagaaaacaagagaatattGTTTATTTTTCCAGTCATCAAGAAATGCCTCTGATATATCTACACCATAAAAATCAACCAAGGCAATTGTAAATGTTATTGCCAGATGCACTTAAAATTTGCAGACTTCACCTTCTCGCAATAATCAATAAAAAAATCAACCTCCATTTTTTCTTTGCAATTATTCTCAAATTATTCCACGTGCTTCTTCATTGATGACTTCTTGAAGCGTATTAAAGATAATTTGAATTCTGGTCTTCCGGAAAGGAATGAATTTGTAGAGAGTACCGATCAGCTTCCTGCCCAGCTAGTTTTTACTGTGCTACAGAAATATAGGCCTGTTCCATTGGACAATCAGGTTGGATTTGAAAAGagagatatggcaatatcatagcAGCTTTAGTAATGCCATATTCTCAAGTTCGCGCCAAATAGCATTGCCATTTTGACTTCGCTACTTCTTCCTCCAGTTTAGAACAAAGCAACCCACTGCATTCTTCTAAGAAGAAAACGGTTGTCAGACAACCAGCTCCTGGTAAATGAGAAGATCAGTATGCTGTTACAAACAGATGAAGAAAGCATTGAGGACACTGAGTAAGGCATTACATAGTTTAAATCATCAGAAACTCTTTTAAATGTTACTTTTAATGGAAATTGGAATGTGAAGTGTTTGCCCTTATATCAGCAAATAAGGATTTTTCTAATGTGGATTTAGGAGATTAAACTAGCAGTGACTAAATTGATTACCATCATTCGGAGATTTGCTTGTGGCTATCTTAACTCTTAATTAAGTTATATGATCATTATTATAATCTTAACTAGGTGATTGAGTTGTTTTAGGTGTTATACTTACGTATTTTAGTCAGCTTGAGTGGTATATAAGGTATTTCAAATTGCCTTCTTCTTGGAGACTTTTATAGGTTTGCCTCCTTAAGTGCCTTATTATTCTCTAGTAGTATCAAAGTATTTACACATTTTTATAATTATATCATTCTCTTG is a genomic window of Cryptomeria japonica chromosome 7, Sugi_1.0, whole genome shotgun sequence containing:
- the LOC131028945 gene encoding uncharacterized protein LOC131028945 — translated: MTSLHFNPIIGCGPPARWQHGFRSYSKNCHFDLMQVVAHKTYCTINSSVGLYRVNGSYKRDMRRSRILAYASGNKHIEDLTGGKGENSNESRQNVDIVVGTSDNFSSSTPVMASDQKSEPQASARNLLATDVNESDSASSQVATQRIESYSESISSPMIAPNSSSVPSDVSRMDNPSIKSQQRSFTSGKLSLSAQEKLRTARTLSGFAESNKPVMPQPGKNLLDALRESDKQGKTTKFGQPVVPSNLFDDKKRGSPAEWGKFVFTVAPGQLFLLLSFLLISSIMFGTTYLVWKLGAIHYNEY